The following proteins are co-located in the Delphinus delphis chromosome 5, mDelDel1.2, whole genome shotgun sequence genome:
- the OCIAD1 gene encoding OCIA domain-containing protein 1 isoform X2, translating into MCVGVAGKMNGRADFGEPNAEVPRPIPHIGADYIPTEEERRVFAECSDESFWFRSVPLAATSMLITQGLISKGILSSHPKYGSIPKLIFACIMGYFAGKLSYVKTCQEKFKNLENSPLGEALRSGQTRRSSPTGYYSQKPKYDSNVSGHSSFVTSPEADNIEREVLPRYEPIPFSASMNESTPTGITDHIAQVKVNKYGDTWDE; encoded by the exons ATGTGCGTAGGTGTTGCAG GAAAGATGAATGGAAGGGCTGATTTTGGAGAGCCGAATGCAGAAGTTCCAAGACCAATTCCCC ACATAGGGGCTGATTACATTccaacagaggaagaaagaagagtctTTGCAGAATGCAGTGATGAAAGCTTCTGGTTCAGAT cTGTACCTTTGGCTGCAACAAGTATGTTGATTACTCAAGGATTGATtagtaaag GAATCCTTTCAAGTCATCCCAAATATGGTTCCATCCCTAAACTTATAT ttGCTTGCATCATGGGATACTTTGCTGGAAAACTTTCCTATGTGAAAACTTGCCAAGAGAAGTTCAAGAATCTTGAGAATTCCCCTCTTGGAGAGGCTTTACGATCAGGACAGACACGACGATCTTCACCAACTGG GTACTATTCTCAGAAGCCAAAATATGACTCAAACGTGAGTGGTCATTCATCTTTTGTGACATCCCCAGAAGCAGACAACATAGAAAGAGAGGTGCTTCCTCGTTATGAGCCAATTCCATTCAGTGCTTCTATGAATGAATCTACTCCCACTGGTATTACTGATCATATTGCCCAAG TCAAAGTAAACAAATATGGAGATACTTGGGATGAGTGA
- the OCIAD1 gene encoding OCIA domain-containing protein 1 isoform X1, with amino-acid sequence MNGRADFGEPNAEVPRPIPHIGADYIPTEEERRVFAECSDESFWFRSVPLAATSMLITQGLISKGILSSHPKYGSIPKLIFACIMGYFAGKLSYVKTCQEKFKNLENSPLGEALRSGQTRRSSPTGYYSQKPKYDSNVSGHSSFVTSPEADNIEREVLPRYEPIPFSASMNESTPTGITDHIAQGPDPNIEESPKRKNITYEELRNKNRESYEVTLTHKTDPSVRPMQERMPKKEVKVNKYGDTWDE; translated from the exons ATGAATGGAAGGGCTGATTTTGGAGAGCCGAATGCAGAAGTTCCAAGACCAATTCCCC ACATAGGGGCTGATTACATTccaacagaggaagaaagaagagtctTTGCAGAATGCAGTGATGAAAGCTTCTGGTTCAGAT cTGTACCTTTGGCTGCAACAAGTATGTTGATTACTCAAGGATTGATtagtaaag GAATCCTTTCAAGTCATCCCAAATATGGTTCCATCCCTAAACTTATAT ttGCTTGCATCATGGGATACTTTGCTGGAAAACTTTCCTATGTGAAAACTTGCCAAGAGAAGTTCAAGAATCTTGAGAATTCCCCTCTTGGAGAGGCTTTACGATCAGGACAGACACGACGATCTTCACCAACTGG GTACTATTCTCAGAAGCCAAAATATGACTCAAACGTGAGTGGTCATTCATCTTTTGTGACATCCCCAGAAGCAGACAACATAGAAAGAGAGGTGCTTCCTCGTTATGAGCCAATTCCATTCAGTGCTTCTATGAATGAATCTACTCCCACTGGTATTACTGATCATATTGCCCAAG GACCTGATCCCAACATTGAAGAAagtcctaaaagaaaaaatataacatatgAGGAATTAAGGAATAAGAACAGAGAGTCATATGAAGTTACTTTAACACATAAGACTGACCCCTCAGTCAGGCCTATGCAGGAAAGAATGCCAAAAAAAGAAG TCAAAGTAAACAAATATGGAGATACTTGGGATGAGTGA
- the OCIAD1 gene encoding OCIA domain-containing protein 1 isoform X3, whose protein sequence is MNGRADFGEPNAEVPRPIPHIGADYIPTEEERRVFAECSDESFWFRSVPLAATSMLITQGLISKGILSSHPKYGSIPKLIFACIMGYFAGKLSYVKTCQEKFKNLENSPLGEALRSGQTRRSSPTGYYSQKPKYDSNVSGHSSFVTSPEADNIEREVLPRYEPIPFSASMNESTPTGITDHIAQGRNFS, encoded by the exons ATGAATGGAAGGGCTGATTTTGGAGAGCCGAATGCAGAAGTTCCAAGACCAATTCCCC ACATAGGGGCTGATTACATTccaacagaggaagaaagaagagtctTTGCAGAATGCAGTGATGAAAGCTTCTGGTTCAGAT cTGTACCTTTGGCTGCAACAAGTATGTTGATTACTCAAGGATTGATtagtaaag GAATCCTTTCAAGTCATCCCAAATATGGTTCCATCCCTAAACTTATAT ttGCTTGCATCATGGGATACTTTGCTGGAAAACTTTCCTATGTGAAAACTTGCCAAGAGAAGTTCAAGAATCTTGAGAATTCCCCTCTTGGAGAGGCTTTACGATCAGGACAGACACGACGATCTTCACCAACTGG GTACTATTCTCAGAAGCCAAAATATGACTCAAACGTGAGTGGTCATTCATCTTTTGTGACATCCCCAGAAGCAGACAACATAGAAAGAGAGGTGCTTCCTCGTTATGAGCCAATTCCATTCAGTGCTTCTATGAATGAATCTACTCCCACTGGTATTACTGATCATATTGCCCAAGGTAGAAACTTCTCTTGA